A part of Anas acuta chromosome 26, bAnaAcu1.1, whole genome shotgun sequence genomic DNA contains:
- the SMIM44 gene encoding small integral membrane protein 44, with protein MALPGGSVPRQLLQAPPEEDDGVLYVEYKPPALDSIRLPRYVVYLVMAASLVLVVAYAIVGHLIKDLVHDFADWAFGPKPEEEKAVMGEGAALDVEWPEEDGALPEERPQGEGAGALPGMDIPLGLLTAAPRSSITFADPHKKRFF; from the exons ATGGCCCTGCCGGGGGGCTCCGTGCCgcggcagctgctgcaggcccCCCCCGAGGAGGACGACGGGGTGCTCTACGTGGAGTACAAGCCCCCCGCCCTGGACAGCATCCGCCTGCCCCGCTACGTCGTCTACCTGGTGATGGCGgccagcctggtgctggtggtggcctACGCCATTGTGGGCCACCTCATCAAGGACCTGGTGCACGACTTTGCTG ATTGGGCGTTCGGGCCCAAGCCGGAGGAGGAGAAGGCGGTGATGGGCGAGGGCGCCGCGCTGGACGTGGAGTGGCCGGAGGAGGACGGGGCCCTGCCGGAGGAGAGGCCGCAGGGCGAAGGAGCCGGCGCCCTGCCCGGCATGGACATCCCGCTGGGGCTGCTCACCGCCGCCCCGCGCAGCTCCATCACCTTCGCCGACCCCCACAAGAAGAGGTTTTTCTAG
- the SMIM24 gene encoding LOW QUALITY PROTEIN: small integral membrane protein 24 (The sequence of the model RefSeq protein was modified relative to this genomic sequence to represent the inferred CDS: deleted 2 bases in 1 codon), whose amino-acid sequence MALGGTCPPEPNKSRPLAPGAERCHARCRIGPLRSPAMPRSPQPLGLLLLLSLAATARGQEVVISKRWQPWLVGLTAVVVFLFIVFLGLLLNRFWRLRMRRKHGAPEEPQAIGRLEKAAYSNAAADGDSDDEQERNKATSL is encoded by the exons ATGGCACTCGGTGGCACTTGTCCTCCTGAGCCCAATAAAAGCCGCCCCTTGGCCCCGGGTGCA GAGCGGTGCCACGCGCGCTGTAGGATCGGGCCCCTCCGCAGCCCCGCGATGCCGAggtccccgcagcccctggggctgctgctgctgctcagcctcgCTGCCACCGCCCGGGGACAGGAGG TTGTGATCTCCAAGCGGTGGCAGCCGTGGCTCGTTGGCCTCACGGCCGTCGTCGTCTTCCTCTTCATCGTCTTCTTGGGGCTGCTCCTCAACCGCTTCTGGCGGCTCAGGATGCGCag GAAGCACGGAGCCCCCGAGGAGCCGCAGGCGATCGGCAG GCTGGAGAAGGCCGCCTACAGCAACGCAGCAGCCGATGGGGACAGCGACGACGAGCAGGAGCGCAACAAGGCCACGTCGCTGTGA